One genomic segment of SAR324 cluster bacterium includes these proteins:
- a CDS encoding RidA family protein, whose translation MADVIKINTFLTDMSQYGEFSKARNEVFPGGVPASASYATPALVLPSLLVEIEAIAIIGSGS comes from the coding sequence ATGGCTGATGTGATCAAGATCAATACATTCCTTACAGATATGTCCCAATACGGAGAATTCAGCAAAGCCCGCAACGAAGTTTTCCCAGGTGGAGTGCCGGCGAGTGCTTCCTACGCTACTCCCGCACTTGTGCTTCCCTCTTTGTTGGTTGAGATTGAAGCCATTGCGATTATCGGCAGTGGTAGTTGA
- a CDS encoding sulfite exporter TauE/SafE family protein, with translation MIDALSLTINEVGFLAAVAFCAGLVRGFSGFALSALFMSLSVLLLPPIALLPVCWVMETVASVMLVRGGWKEADRSMALGLIAGVLIGMPIGLTVTSWLPANDSRLIALLMIIILASLQFVRIRIQALATKPGLMGSGVLAGFATGIASLGGMVVALYVLSQDRPAPVMRATLIFYVMLSSVVVLIWLLTLGVMDWLAIKRGLAMTIPVTAGVLLGQFMFRPSMQRYYKTFCLVLLLSLATASLLHTSGLLG, from the coding sequence ATGATTGATGCGCTTTCCTTAACCATCAATGAAGTTGGCTTCTTAGCAGCTGTTGCCTTTTGTGCCGGGCTAGTGCGAGGATTTTCTGGCTTTGCGCTCTCAGCGCTTTTCATGTCATTGTCCGTGCTACTCCTACCTCCCATTGCACTACTCCCCGTTTGCTGGGTAATGGAGACCGTTGCCTCTGTGATGTTGGTACGTGGTGGCTGGAAAGAAGCAGATCGGAGTATGGCCCTGGGTTTGATTGCTGGCGTTCTGATTGGCATGCCGATCGGCCTGACAGTGACGAGTTGGTTGCCTGCGAATGACTCGCGCCTCATTGCCTTGTTGATGATCATCATCCTTGCGAGTTTGCAATTTGTGCGAATCCGTATCCAAGCCCTAGCCACTAAGCCTGGATTGATGGGCTCTGGTGTATTGGCAGGATTTGCCACAGGAATCGCCTCACTGGGTGGGATGGTGGTGGCGCTTTATGTACTAAGCCAAGACCGACCCGCACCAGTCATGCGGGCCACGCTAATCTTTTATGTAATGCTGTCCTCGGTTGTTGTCCTAATATGGCTTTTGACTTTGGGAGTGATGGACTGGCTGGCTATCAAACGTGGCTTGGCTATGACTATACCCGTCACGGCTGGTGTTTTATTGGGCCAGTTTATGTTTCGACCAAGTATGCAGCGTTACTACAAAACCTTTTGTCTAGTGTTGTTGTTAAGCTTGGCGACGGCATCACTGCTTCACACATCGGGATTGCTGGGCTAG
- a CDS encoding DUF3955 domain-containing protein yields the protein MSKEKYLGLSLVFFVLSGGCLFRYHLIGVSVDTGGLLTEPFALIPLGWFFLLLGFLAVGAYLWISKKS from the coding sequence ATGAGCAAGGAAAAATATCTTGGACTGTCGTTGGTATTTTTTGTTTTGAGTGGTGGTTGTTTGTTTAGATATCACTTGATCGGAGTATCGGTAGACACAGGAGGGTTGCTCACTGAGCCATTTGCCCTGATCCCACTGGGCTGGTTCTTTCTACTACTGGGTTTCTTGGCTGTTGGTGCTTATCTCTGGATCAGCAAAAAATCATGA
- a CDS encoding ATP-dependent RecD-like DNA helicase, giving the protein MLTAETASTLTGLLQRIIYHKAESGFVIASFQVEGQNEPITIKGTLGGFNEDETLQLKGRWQQHALYGSQFLVDEAMPVLPSSLDGIQRYLASGIYSGIGEKTAERIVAAFGEDTFRVIDEEPERLLKEVPRFTRKQLEVLHEAREEQRGLREVMTYLHGAGVSNAQAQRIFQRYGLNSIQVLRENPYQLTELPGIGFLTADAIARKLGFAADSLERVVAGTVYVIEQQAQQGHTCLPQALLSEKVCTELHLPEECTRQAIDHLLQERQLKGRDSVHLTGRNQSLLSRPRFYFAEQRIAENLFRLLESPALTNFGPSSELLDACQEQLDLRLDSVQHQAIQAALQHKVLILTGGPGTGKTTIVRFILQLMLPQIPETALAAPTGRAAKRLSEATGHSASTIHRLLEAGNQGFQRNQDNPLEYELLIIDETSMIDTLLMDALLEAIPSPSRLILVGDVDQLPSVGAGAILQDLIASQQIPVVRLETIFRQAQDSLITLNAHRVRKGDLPDLDGPLSSSELRDFYFMQEGDPQRIVDKLLRVCTERIPERFGFDPLNQVQVLTPMHRGLTGSIHLNQRLQEVFNPSGEGIEFKQWQFRVGDKVMQQVNNYDKEVFNGDTGQIREVNTETRELRVEFEHAIIPYTASELDQLQLAYAISVHKSQGSEYAAVLLPLTHHHYLMLQRNLLYTAMTRGKELFVLIGTPEAIDQAVRTVGTLTRYTALNYELAEVKRILDKAR; this is encoded by the coding sequence ATGCTGACCGCTGAAACTGCATCGACATTGACGGGTCTGCTGCAACGTATCATCTACCACAAAGCTGAAAGTGGTTTTGTGATCGCTAGCTTTCAGGTTGAGGGCCAGAATGAGCCCATCACTATCAAGGGCACCCTTGGTGGCTTCAATGAAGATGAGACCCTACAACTCAAAGGGCGCTGGCAACAGCATGCCCTCTACGGCAGCCAGTTTCTGGTAGATGAGGCAATGCCAGTGTTGCCCTCTTCGTTGGATGGAATTCAGCGCTATCTCGCCAGTGGGATCTACTCCGGTATTGGTGAGAAGACCGCTGAGCGAATTGTTGCTGCTTTTGGAGAAGACACTTTTCGGGTGATTGACGAAGAGCCAGAGCGCCTGCTGAAGGAGGTTCCACGATTTACTCGCAAACAATTGGAAGTTTTGCATGAGGCTCGTGAAGAACAGCGAGGACTACGAGAGGTGATGACCTACCTGCATGGAGCTGGAGTTTCAAACGCTCAGGCCCAACGAATTTTTCAGCGCTATGGTCTGAACAGTATTCAAGTCTTGAGGGAAAACCCTTACCAATTGACAGAGTTGCCAGGGATTGGATTCCTGACTGCAGATGCGATCGCTCGTAAACTTGGTTTTGCTGCTGATTCATTGGAAAGAGTCGTTGCCGGAACGGTTTATGTAATTGAGCAGCAAGCGCAACAGGGCCATACCTGCCTGCCTCAGGCGTTGTTGTCGGAGAAAGTCTGCACAGAATTACACCTACCCGAAGAATGTACCAGACAGGCGATTGATCATCTCTTACAAGAGCGACAACTCAAAGGCCGAGACAGTGTTCACCTGACGGGCAGGAACCAGTCGTTGCTCTCCAGACCACGTTTTTATTTTGCAGAACAGCGGATAGCAGAAAACCTGTTTCGCTTGTTGGAGAGTCCTGCGCTGACCAACTTTGGTCCTTCTTCAGAACTCCTTGACGCATGCCAGGAACAGCTCGACTTGCGCCTGGACTCAGTCCAGCATCAGGCAATACAGGCAGCCCTGCAACACAAGGTACTGATCCTCACCGGGGGTCCAGGTACTGGAAAGACAACGATTGTCCGCTTCATCCTGCAGTTGATGCTCCCACAAATTCCAGAAACAGCACTTGCAGCTCCCACAGGAAGGGCTGCCAAACGGCTCTCAGAAGCCACGGGACACTCTGCCTCAACCATTCACCGTCTATTGGAAGCTGGCAATCAAGGATTCCAGCGCAATCAGGACAATCCGCTGGAGTATGAACTGTTGATCATTGATGAGACATCAATGATTGATACCTTGCTGATGGATGCATTGTTGGAAGCGATTCCGTCTCCTTCCCGGCTGATCCTAGTTGGTGATGTGGATCAGTTACCATCCGTTGGAGCAGGAGCGATTCTTCAGGACCTGATTGCCTCACAACAGATACCAGTAGTGCGTTTGGAGACCATCTTTCGGCAAGCTCAGGATAGCTTGATCACTCTCAACGCCCACCGAGTCCGCAAAGGTGATCTTCCAGATTTGGATGGTCCTCTGAGTTCAAGTGAACTGAGAGATTTCTACTTTATGCAGGAAGGTGATCCGCAGCGGATTGTTGATAAGCTACTCCGTGTCTGCACCGAGCGGATTCCCGAGCGTTTTGGTTTTGATCCCCTGAATCAGGTTCAAGTACTCACTCCCATGCATCGTGGGCTAACGGGATCCATTCATCTTAATCAACGCCTGCAAGAGGTTTTCAATCCAAGTGGGGAAGGAATTGAATTTAAGCAGTGGCAGTTTCGAGTGGGCGACAAGGTGATGCAGCAGGTCAATAACTATGATAAGGAAGTCTTCAATGGAGATACCGGCCAAATTCGAGAGGTGAACACCGAGACTCGAGAACTCAGGGTAGAATTTGAACATGCGATCATTCCCTACACAGCTAGTGAATTGGATCAACTGCAACTGGCTTACGCGATCTCTGTGCACAAGTCCCAAGGAAGTGAATACGCAGCAGTCTTGCTTCCGTTAACCCACCACCACTACCTCATGTTGCAGCGCAATCTGCTCTACACCGCAATGACAAGGGGCAAAGAGTTGTTTGTTCTGATTGGAACCCCCGAAGCTATCGATCAAGCTGTTCGAACAGTAGGCACCCTTACCCGTTACACTGCACTGAATTACGAATTGGCCGAAGTCAAACGGATTCTTGACAAGGCTCGCTAA
- the holB gene encoding DNA polymerase III subunit delta' yields MPLAQIRGQEASIDLISRTLQSNRMPSAWLFSGPPSVGKRLTALLIAQALNCKIYQGLDACGQCDPCRQIEAGNFADVKLIEPSGQNIRMEQIQEVLRWMQYRLERGHYRVLILDEADRMNRESANAFLKTLEEPPPQTTIILLTTSPMLLLETILSRCQQVRFQLLSPEILTDLLAEKTELANEERNWLMKQGMGSVRLDLVKDVQGLRELHSQWGLWLQGIGSSEMIEILPRCQEWSSAKDLTWERLLDWLETWLRDLAWLLHELPETELLNQDQLPALRKCLQHYSSESVLALYEAVLEVRYNIARNANKTLQLEGLWLRLKNLQEA; encoded by the coding sequence ATGCCACTAGCCCAGATTCGTGGTCAAGAGGCTTCCATAGACTTGATTTCAAGGACCTTACAGTCGAATCGGATGCCATCTGCATGGTTATTCAGTGGTCCTCCGAGCGTGGGTAAGCGTCTAACTGCCCTGTTGATTGCCCAGGCGCTGAACTGTAAGATATATCAGGGCCTTGACGCCTGTGGCCAATGTGATCCTTGTCGGCAAATTGAGGCTGGTAACTTTGCAGATGTCAAATTGATTGAGCCTTCTGGTCAGAATATACGCATGGAGCAAATTCAGGAGGTTTTGCGTTGGATGCAGTATCGACTAGAACGGGGTCATTACCGAGTATTGATATTGGATGAAGCCGACCGGATGAATCGGGAATCAGCCAATGCGTTTCTGAAAACTCTTGAAGAACCCCCACCCCAGACGACGATTATTTTGCTGACCACTTCTCCGATGCTTTTGCTGGAGACTATTCTCTCACGGTGCCAGCAAGTACGCTTCCAACTACTCTCCCCAGAAATATTGACAGATTTGTTGGCAGAGAAAACGGAACTGGCGAACGAAGAGCGGAACTGGCTGATGAAGCAAGGAATGGGGAGTGTCCGGCTGGATCTGGTCAAGGATGTTCAAGGCTTACGGGAGTTGCACTCGCAATGGGGGCTCTGGCTACAAGGGATTGGGTCTTCCGAAATGATTGAGATTCTCCCACGTTGTCAAGAATGGAGCTCAGCCAAAGATCTAACGTGGGAACGACTGCTGGATTGGCTCGAGACTTGGCTTCGAGACCTTGCGTGGTTGTTGCATGAGTTGCCTGAAACTGAACTACTGAATCAAGACCAATTACCTGCTCTGCGCAAGTGTCTACAACACTACAGTTCTGAGAGTGTACTTGCCCTCTACGAGGCGGTTTTGGAAGTCCGTTACAACATTGCCCGAAATGCCAACAAGACCCTGCAATTGGAAGGGCTCTGGCTGAGGCTGAAGAATTTACAGGAAGCATGA
- a CDS encoding efflux transporter outer membrane subunit, giving the protein MPEPTPSKLDPTVPQNWSDPSASYAEVRPWLADFRDVQLQALIREAQEKSPGLQAAMLRIELAQSRLKVLGVSNRPDFNTSVGTSVNHSYSRLTPDLGDYTQNFNLNFQISWEADLWNRLSNQERSAALSIEAQIGDQQAARLALAANVAKAWFDAIETEAQLQLLQQRKANLLDRLQVVEESFRLNLNSALDVHLARSDVASQDNRIIGLRLQRTKVIQSLETLLGRTPSGQLSLPEELPDLPAMPGTGLPSELLQRRPDLLAVERRLKAADQDAMVAYKARFPRFSLNSSVGTRSEDVDKLLDLESMIWSLGVNLTQPLWNGTELEANLEQANIQTRLVALDYNRILLNALQEVEAALSAETLLAEQEAAIRRSATEARNAEDLAEEQYVSGLVSFVTVLEAQRRAFDARSALIQVRSDRLQNRIQLHLALGGDFALPAQPPASG; this is encoded by the coding sequence TTGCCTGAACCTACACCATCCAAGCTAGACCCCACTGTCCCACAAAATTGGAGTGATCCTTCTGCTTCCTATGCAGAGGTACGACCATGGCTGGCAGATTTCAGGGATGTGCAACTTCAGGCCTTGATTAGGGAAGCTCAAGAGAAAAGTCCTGGATTGCAGGCTGCTATGCTACGAATTGAACTGGCTCAAAGCAGGCTGAAAGTCTTGGGAGTAAGTAATCGCCCTGATTTCAACACGAGTGTTGGTACCAGTGTCAATCATAGTTACAGCCGTCTCACACCTGACTTGGGAGACTATACCCAGAACTTTAATCTCAACTTTCAGATTTCGTGGGAAGCCGATCTTTGGAATCGCCTCAGCAATCAGGAACGCTCTGCTGCTCTCTCGATTGAAGCGCAGATCGGGGATCAACAAGCAGCCCGACTAGCTCTTGCGGCGAATGTTGCCAAGGCCTGGTTCGATGCAATTGAAACGGAGGCACAATTACAACTACTTCAGCAACGTAAGGCAAATTTGCTGGATCGCCTGCAGGTCGTGGAGGAGAGCTTCCGACTCAACTTGAATAGCGCTCTGGATGTGCATTTGGCGCGGTCCGATGTTGCCTCACAAGACAACCGAATTATTGGGTTACGCCTGCAGCGCACCAAGGTCATTCAATCCCTGGAAACCTTACTCGGGCGAACTCCTTCAGGTCAACTGAGCCTCCCAGAAGAATTACCTGATTTACCAGCGATGCCAGGAACTGGTCTTCCTTCAGAACTACTCCAGCGACGACCAGACTTGTTGGCTGTGGAACGGCGTCTTAAGGCAGCTGATCAAGACGCAATGGTGGCCTACAAGGCTCGCTTTCCAAGATTCAGCCTTAACTCTTCCGTAGGAACTCGAAGCGAAGATGTAGACAAATTACTGGACCTTGAATCAATGATCTGGTCCTTGGGTGTCAACTTGACCCAGCCTCTTTGGAACGGTACGGAACTCGAAGCAAATTTGGAACAGGCTAACATCCAAACACGCCTTGTAGCCTTGGACTACAATCGAATTCTTCTAAACGCCCTACAAGAAGTGGAGGCGGCCTTGTCAGCAGAAACTTTGCTGGCTGAGCAGGAAGCTGCTATTCGTCGTTCTGCAACCGAAGCTCGAAATGCAGAAGATCTAGCGGAGGAACAATATGTCTCAGGTCTTGTTTCCTTCGTGACCGTGCTGGAAGCTCAACGACGTGCCTTTGATGCCCGTAGCGCCCTGATCCAGGTGCGCAGCGACCGCCTGCAGAATCGCATTCAACTCCACCTGGCACTTGGTGGTGATTTTGCGCTGCCGGCTCAACCTCCTGCTTCAGGATGA
- a CDS encoding efflux RND transporter periplasmic adaptor subunit, which produces MRWFRLILRIVLFVVVIGGGVWGTRTILDQKTEAQRRPPPPATRLTVEAIQVKPTDYQINVNTFGTIQPRTQSTLVSQVSGNILRIAPSFRDGGFFEKGALLLEIDPTEYEAEVRLTEMALTQSYLTLKEEQARSQQAIRNWQRLGQQGFPSDLAMRRPQLEVAKSAIEAGRIRLAKAKRNLERTRIVAPYAGRIMDQIVDIGQYVGTGTQLAKIYSIDYVEVRLPLHSAQLEYVNLPEEYRPSRTQQQNGPIVQFEARTGQQSFPWEGRITRTEGVFDADSRQLHVVAQIRNPYEPQKDGKPPLKIGQFVAAEIEGRLIKDALVIPRQAIYQGNEVVLVRDNKLHRQPVDILWSNAEEAVISNGLTAGDLLTMTPVGSLPSGTEVNALLEGRSIQEGVPDQNRRRERPGKPEAADAANNDSRGSASRQNVEKVAASR; this is translated from the coding sequence ATGCGCTGGTTTCGACTGATTCTTCGCATCGTACTGTTTGTGGTGGTCATTGGTGGTGGCGTTTGGGGTACGCGCACCATCTTAGATCAGAAAACCGAAGCCCAAAGAAGGCCTCCACCCCCTGCGACCCGTCTGACCGTTGAGGCAATTCAGGTGAAACCCACTGATTATCAAATCAACGTCAACACCTTCGGCACCATCCAGCCCCGTACCCAAAGCACGCTAGTTTCGCAGGTATCAGGAAATATTTTGCGGATTGCACCAAGCTTCCGGGATGGCGGCTTTTTTGAAAAAGGGGCACTGCTCCTAGAAATTGATCCTACCGAATACGAAGCCGAGGTTCGCTTGACAGAGATGGCCTTGACGCAATCCTATCTGACACTGAAAGAAGAACAGGCACGTAGTCAGCAGGCTATTCGCAACTGGCAACGCCTTGGCCAACAAGGATTTCCCAGTGATCTGGCAATGCGCAGACCCCAGTTGGAGGTTGCCAAATCAGCGATCGAAGCGGGACGTATTCGCTTAGCAAAAGCAAAACGAAATCTGGAGCGCACACGAATAGTTGCCCCGTATGCCGGACGTATCATGGATCAAATAGTAGACATTGGCCAGTATGTCGGGACCGGAACACAGCTCGCTAAAATCTATTCGATTGATTACGTTGAGGTTCGATTACCTCTGCATAGTGCACAGCTGGAATACGTAAATCTTCCAGAAGAATATCGCCCAAGTCGCACACAACAACAAAATGGCCCCATTGTTCAGTTTGAAGCACGCACCGGTCAGCAGTCGTTTCCATGGGAAGGTCGTATCACTCGTACAGAAGGAGTCTTTGATGCCGATAGTCGACAACTGCATGTTGTGGCGCAGATTCGCAATCCTTATGAGCCACAGAAAGACGGGAAGCCTCCTCTGAAGATCGGACAATTTGTAGCAGCTGAAATTGAAGGTCGATTGATTAAGGACGCCTTGGTGATTCCACGTCAGGCCATCTATCAGGGTAACGAAGTTGTCTTAGTTCGCGACAATAAGCTCCATCGTCAACCAGTCGACATTCTCTGGAGCAATGCAGAAGAAGCTGTGATCAGTAATGGATTGACCGCAGGTGATTTGCTGACAATGACTCCCGTAGGTTCGCTACCCAGTGGAACTGAAGTGAACGCTCTGCTCGAAGGGCGATCCATCCAAGAAGGAGTTCCTGACCAGAATCGAAGGCGAGAGCGTCCGGGTAAGCCGGAAGCCGCCGACGCTGCCAACAACGATTCTCGTGGATCAGCATCTCGACAAAACGTAGAAAAAGTTGCTGCTTCCCGTTGA